In candidate division KSB1 bacterium, a genomic segment contains:
- the glgA gene encoding glycogen synthase GlgA gives MRSPLKILYVASEVAPFAKTGGLADVAAAFPKALQELGHDIRVMMPKYGVINERRYVLREVIRLKEVVVDLGGEKLVGSVKSAFIPDTKVQVYFLDYPPLFGRPDLYTDPKTGKDWPDNAERFTFFCKGVLETLKLLHWQPHVIHCNDWHTGLIPVLLRTTYSQERLFAKTSTVFSIHNLAYQGVFSKTKFALTGLPQELFRPDGGVEFYGKLSFLKAGIVFADALTTVSERYAEEITSDPELACGLMDELRSRREALFGILNGIDDSVWNPKTDPLIAKNYSLTDLAGKAENKRALLENLGLPYMPEVPVLGMISRLADQKGFDLVAEAFPELMKHDLQFVLLGTGEPRYHKLFASMAKRYPKKVSVNLRFDNALAHQIEAGADMFLMPSRYEPCGLNQMYSLVYGTIPIVRATGGLADTITEFDPERCTGNGFVFVEYNAQALLQAVERALGVWADQKVWRKLVKSAMRSNFSWKNSASKYVKLYTKLEMSRRK, from the coding sequence ATGAGATCGCCGTTGAAGATCCTTTATGTGGCCTCGGAAGTAGCTCCATTCGCGAAGACCGGCGGGCTTGCTGACGTAGCCGCCGCCTTTCCGAAGGCGCTGCAGGAGCTGGGACACGATATCAGGGTGATGATGCCCAAGTACGGCGTCATCAATGAGCGGCGCTACGTGCTGCGGGAGGTGATCCGGCTCAAAGAAGTCGTCGTGGACCTGGGGGGTGAAAAGCTCGTAGGCAGCGTCAAGTCGGCATTCATCCCAGACACTAAAGTTCAGGTCTACTTCTTGGACTACCCTCCCTTGTTCGGGCGACCAGATCTCTACACGGACCCAAAGACGGGCAAAGATTGGCCGGACAATGCTGAGCGCTTCACCTTCTTTTGCAAAGGTGTGCTGGAGACGCTGAAGTTGCTCCACTGGCAGCCGCACGTCATCCACTGCAACGACTGGCATACCGGTCTGATTCCCGTTCTCCTGCGCACGACGTACAGCCAGGAACGGCTCTTTGCTAAGACCTCCACGGTCTTCTCCATTCACAACCTCGCCTACCAGGGGGTGTTCAGCAAGACAAAGTTTGCGCTCACCGGTCTTCCCCAGGAGCTCTTTCGCCCAGACGGTGGAGTGGAGTTCTACGGGAAGTTGAGTTTCTTGAAAGCGGGTATCGTTTTTGCGGATGCGCTCACCACGGTGAGCGAGCGCTATGCGGAGGAGATCACCAGCGACCCAGAGTTGGCCTGTGGCCTCATGGACGAGCTCCGCTCCAGGCGCGAAGCGCTTTTCGGTATTTTGAACGGCATTGACGACAGCGTGTGGAACCCCAAAACGGATCCGCTCATTGCGAAGAACTATTCCCTTACGGATCTTGCCGGGAAGGCCGAAAACAAGAGAGCACTCCTGGAGAACTTGGGCTTGCCGTATATGCCCGAAGTGCCGGTGCTCGGCATGATATCCCGCCTTGCGGACCAGAAGGGGTTTGACTTGGTGGCCGAAGCATTTCCCGAGCTGATGAAACATGACCTGCAGTTTGTGCTGCTGGGAACAGGAGAGCCCAGGTACCACAAGCTTTTCGCCTCGATGGCCAAGCGCTACCCGAAAAAAGTCTCGGTGAACCTACGGTTTGATAATGCCCTGGCGCACCAGATTGAGGCGGGTGCGGACATGTTCCTCATGCCTTCCCGATATGAACCCTGCGGGCTAAACCAGATGTACAGCCTTGTCTATGGCACAATCCCTATCGTGCGCGCGACCGGCGGGCTGGCCGATACCATCACCGAGTTCGACCCTGAGCGGTGCACGGGCAACGGGTTTGTTTTCGTGGAATACAATGCTCAGGCGTTACTGCAGGCGGTGGAACGGGCCCTTGGCGTATGGGCCGACCAAAAGGTGTGGCGGAAGCTGGTCAAAAGTGCGATGCGGAGCAACTTCAGCTGGAAGAATTCCGCAAGCAAGTACGTGAAGCTGTATACCAAGCTTGAGATGAGCAGGCGGAAGTGA
- the rlmD gene encoding 23S rRNA (uracil(1939)-C(5))-methyltransferase RlmD, with protein sequence MEEAKVEKGAELTLPIASLAFGGKGVARVGDFVVFVEGALPGQEARVRIIRRRRSYAEAKIIEVVRESPLATTPACPHFPDCGGCQLQNLRYEAQLEAKRQHVVDNLQRVAGLPSPPVAPILASPAQFFYRNKMEFAFADRQWVPTQLLGDGEFQREGLFLGLHPRGRYDTVVEVTNCQLLSPLSNEILAYLRAFARDSGLPAYSTKSRQGFWRHAVIREGKQTGEVLVNLVVSESREETLSALASGLVREFPSVVGVVATVSTSPANVAYGEDQRVLVGRPYIEERLGRYVFEVTSTSFFQSNPQQAERLYGIAVQYAALQGEEVVYDLYCGTGTISVFLAEKAREVWGFELAEEAVRDAHRNCVRNGVGNCRFVSGDVRTTLARVLERDEAPRPEVVVLDPPRAGVHPRVLKLVCEIAPRRVVYVSCHPATLARDVAMLVQCGYQLLGVTPVDMFPQTWHVEAVALLQKGT encoded by the coding sequence GTGGAAGAGGCGAAGGTGGAGAAGGGCGCGGAGTTAACCCTCCCTATTGCTTCACTTGCCTTCGGTGGTAAGGGCGTGGCGCGCGTCGGGGATTTTGTCGTGTTCGTCGAGGGGGCTTTGCCGGGGCAAGAGGCACGGGTGCGCATTATTCGACGAAGGCGCAGCTACGCGGAGGCGAAGATTATCGAAGTAGTGCGCGAGTCGCCTCTTGCCACCACGCCGGCCTGTCCGCACTTTCCGGATTGCGGGGGCTGCCAGCTCCAGAACTTGCGCTACGAGGCACAACTGGAGGCAAAGCGCCAGCACGTGGTGGACAACCTGCAGCGGGTCGCAGGATTGCCCTCACCACCGGTGGCGCCCATCCTGGCCAGTCCGGCGCAGTTCTTCTATCGGAACAAAATGGAATTCGCCTTCGCGGATCGCCAGTGGGTGCCAACCCAGCTCCTTGGAGATGGCGAGTTCCAAAGGGAGGGACTGTTCCTGGGTCTTCACCCCCGAGGGCGCTACGACACTGTGGTGGAGGTGACAAACTGCCAGCTGCTCTCTCCGCTCAGCAATGAGATCCTCGCCTACCTGCGTGCGTTCGCCCGCGACTCCGGGCTCCCTGCCTATTCCACCAAAAGTCGACAGGGTTTCTGGCGCCATGCGGTTATTAGGGAGGGCAAACAGACCGGCGAGGTGCTGGTGAACCTCGTAGTCTCTGAATCCAGGGAGGAGACCCTTTCTGCCCTTGCCTCCGGGCTGGTCCGAGAGTTTCCCTCCGTAGTAGGGGTTGTCGCCACGGTATCTACTTCCCCTGCGAATGTGGCCTACGGAGAGGACCAGAGAGTCCTGGTAGGACGTCCCTACATTGAAGAACGGCTGGGGCGCTATGTGTTTGAAGTTACAAGCACCTCCTTCTTTCAGTCCAACCCACAGCAGGCAGAGCGCCTGTACGGGATAGCGGTGCAGTATGCTGCTCTCCAGGGTGAGGAGGTGGTGTACGACCTTTACTGTGGCACCGGTACGATCAGCGTTTTTCTGGCCGAAAAGGCCCGGGAAGTCTGGGGGTTTGAGCTGGCGGAGGAAGCGGTGCGGGACGCGCACCGGAACTGCGTGCGCAATGGTGTGGGAAACTGTCGTTTCGTCAGTGGGGACGTGCGAACCACACTTGCCAGAGTGTTGGAGCGAGACGAAGCCCCTCGGCCGGAAGTGGTGGTACTGGATCCACCTCGTGCAGGTGTGCATCCGCGCGTGTTGAAGTTGGTGTGTGAGATCGCACCGCGCCGGGTCGTCTACGTCTCCTGCCACCCAGCAACACTGGCGCGGGATGTGGCGATGCTGGTTCAGTGCGGTTACCAACTCCTTGGGGTCACCCCGGTGGATATGTTCCCGCAGACCTGGCACGTCGAAGCGGTTGCCTTGCTGCAAAAAGGCACGTAG
- a CDS encoding C40 family peptidase — translation MRTVWWWAVVAALILGAGCSYFEPVPRARSGDYSVQGAQPATDWATGKAGAGTYSSSSPATRTWTGLSDEQIVALANEIKTFLGAPYLWGGSSPEGADCSGFVSTVFRRAWGLVLPRSAEGMQSMGEAVAKDSLRFSDLVFFSAPGVREVAHVGIYVAKGLFVHASPTKGVILSSLEEDYFREHYAGARRLVRYVAR, via the coding sequence GTGAGAACCGTATGGTGGTGGGCGGTGGTGGCGGCGCTCATCCTTGGTGCTGGCTGCAGCTACTTTGAGCCTGTGCCCCGCGCACGGAGCGGGGATTACTCGGTACAAGGCGCGCAGCCTGCGACCGACTGGGCCACAGGGAAAGCAGGAGCTGGGACCTACTCCTCTTCCTCACCGGCAACGCGCACATGGACCGGCCTGAGCGACGAGCAGATAGTCGCTTTAGCAAATGAGATCAAGACCTTCCTGGGTGCGCCGTACCTCTGGGGCGGCTCGTCCCCAGAGGGTGCGGACTGCTCCGGCTTTGTCTCCACCGTATTCCGGCGCGCCTGGGGGCTTGTCCTGCCCCGTTCGGCAGAGGGGATGCAAAGCATGGGCGAAGCAGTGGCCAAGGATTCGCTGCGGTTTTCCGATCTCGTCTTCTTTAGTGCGCCGGGCGTGCGAGAGGTGGCGCATGTGGGCATCTATGTGGCCAAAGGCCTTTTCGTCCACGCCAGCCCTACAAAGGGTGTCATCCTCTCGAGCCTCGAGGAAGACTATTTTCGCGAGCATTATGCGGGAGCGAGGCGATTGGTCCGCTATGTGGCACGGTGA
- the larA gene encoding nickel-dependent lactate racemase, with protein MELHLPYGRSVLTVELPGERVLSVVGIGGEPLFSEEQILRQALARPIGSPPLSRLVRRGERTTIVVPDASRRCAAQIFLPHLLEILNGKGIQDADITVLFATGSHGRQREEDRLEVVGPEVFRRVRLVDHDCREQADLVHVGETIKGTPVWFHKLVVKAERLIVAGGTSHHPITGYAGGPKLLNPGCVALETVHRCHALGIDQEAGGLVSECAPGVAEGNPVYDDIMDSMKFVQVDFALHVIVDAQGRVREACAGALTASWAKARQLADAFYRVPVEQRLPLVVASCGGSPFDDTFVQAYRAIRNASSLVSDGGHLVLFAACPQGVGAEHFLEFFAAPSQRELARQLGATYRSFGVTALGLRGVLQRIRLTVVGGLSVSAGAAMGVDVEPSPERALEQALSQLPPGGQLAVVPNAHLTVPVVEGR; from the coding sequence ATGGAGCTGCATCTGCCCTATGGACGATCGGTACTTACAGTAGAGCTTCCCGGAGAGAGGGTTTTATCGGTTGTGGGCATAGGGGGCGAGCCGCTTTTCTCAGAAGAGCAAATCCTCCGGCAGGCCTTGGCAAGGCCTATAGGCTCCCCGCCTTTGAGCCGCTTGGTGCGCCGAGGCGAGCGCACCACCATCGTCGTACCTGATGCCTCACGACGGTGCGCAGCGCAGATTTTTCTTCCTCACCTGTTAGAGATACTCAATGGCAAGGGTATCCAGGATGCCGACATCACTGTTCTCTTTGCCACTGGCAGTCATGGCCGGCAACGAGAGGAAGACCGACTGGAAGTGGTGGGGCCAGAGGTCTTTCGGCGTGTGCGCCTCGTGGACCACGACTGTCGTGAGCAGGCCGACCTGGTGCACGTGGGAGAGACCATCAAGGGAACGCCGGTATGGTTCCATAAGTTAGTGGTCAAGGCGGAGCGCCTGATTGTGGCGGGGGGCACCAGTCATCACCCAATCACCGGTTACGCAGGAGGGCCCAAGCTGTTGAACCCCGGTTGTGTCGCCCTAGAGACAGTACACCGCTGTCACGCACTGGGCATCGACCAGGAGGCCGGAGGGCTGGTATCCGAGTGCGCTCCTGGGGTTGCCGAAGGCAACCCGGTCTACGATGACATCATGGATTCGATGAAGTTCGTGCAGGTGGATTTTGCCCTGCATGTGATCGTAGATGCGCAAGGTCGAGTTCGTGAGGCGTGTGCAGGGGCGCTGACCGCCAGCTGGGCGAAGGCGCGACAATTGGCCGATGCCTTCTATCGGGTACCGGTGGAACAACGCCTACCCTTGGTTGTGGCCAGTTGCGGGGGCTCCCCTTTTGATGACACCTTTGTACAAGCGTATCGCGCAATCCGAAATGCCTCATCACTGGTGAGTGATGGGGGACACCTGGTACTTTTCGCGGCCTGCCCCCAGGGTGTTGGCGCAGAGCACTTTCTGGAGTTTTTCGCCGCCCCATCGCAGCGGGAATTGGCGCGCCAGCTTGGCGCGACCTACCGAAGTTTCGGCGTCACAGCGCTAGGACTTCGCGGGGTGTTGCAGAGGATACGACTCACCGTGGTCGGCGGGTTATCAGTCTCCGCAGGCGCCGCCATGGGTGTCGACGTGGAACCCTCTCCGGAGCGAGCATTGGAACAGGCGCTTAGCCAGCTGCCACCGGGTGGACAGCTCGCCGTGGTGCCAAACGCACACCTTACCGTGCCTGTAGTGGAGGGGCGGTGA
- a CDS encoding glycosyltransferase, with protein sequence MILCGLVLFALSLYALVLCRIATGLRALRPGTAREQPRVSVICAARNEANSIDDFVRCLVSQTYPSDRLQFVLIDDRSEDGTAQMLARWAQRDPRVLVVHVRELPTGVGPKKHALAKGIAHAEGELLLLTDADCRPPAGWVEGLVRYFEPDVGLVAGYAPLIGKGLLGAVVGMDTLASAAIAAAGIALGRPTTCTGRNLAYRRAVYDQVGGLVAIMNSPSGDDDLFLHLVARHTNWQMRYAICPSTFVPGAAPGSVAELVRQRRRHLSAGWHYPSPLKLGYALLHLANALLWLAPIGALLLGGPVVVPVATLAAKLVLDWFILRLAARRFGETFSWAAFCIWEPYFVLSNVVLGLCSRVGQIRWRQ encoded by the coding sequence TTGATACTTTGTGGTCTGGTTCTGTTCGCGCTCAGCCTTTACGCGCTCGTCCTGTGCCGGATAGCGACGGGCCTGCGGGCGTTGAGACCCGGTACCGCCAGGGAGCAGCCGCGCGTCTCGGTGATATGCGCCGCCAGGAACGAGGCTAACAGCATCGACGACTTTGTGCGATGCCTGGTAAGCCAGACCTACCCCAGCGATCGGCTGCAGTTTGTGCTCATCGATGACCGATCCGAAGACGGCACCGCACAGATGTTGGCCCGCTGGGCCCAAAGGGACCCGCGCGTGCTCGTGGTCCATGTGCGTGAGCTCCCGACAGGCGTTGGTCCGAAGAAACACGCGCTGGCCAAAGGCATTGCTCACGCGGAGGGAGAGCTCCTTCTGCTCACGGACGCAGATTGCCGCCCCCCCGCAGGCTGGGTCGAAGGTCTAGTCCGCTATTTCGAGCCCGACGTCGGCCTGGTGGCCGGCTACGCTCCGCTTATCGGGAAGGGCCTGCTGGGGGCAGTGGTGGGCATGGACACCCTTGCCTCGGCCGCCATAGCCGCAGCCGGCATTGCGCTCGGCAGACCAACCACCTGCACGGGCCGCAATCTGGCTTACCGACGTGCGGTCTACGACCAAGTGGGTGGCCTCGTCGCGATTATGAACTCCCCATCAGGGGACGACGACCTGTTTCTTCACCTGGTAGCTCGGCACACAAACTGGCAGATGCGCTATGCCATCTGTCCATCCACGTTTGTCCCCGGTGCGGCGCCTGGGTCCGTGGCGGAGTTGGTTAGGCAACGCCGTCGGCACCTCTCGGCTGGGTGGCACTACCCGAGCCCTCTCAAGCTGGGTTACGCGCTGCTCCACCTCGCAAACGCACTATTGTGGCTGGCCCCAATCGGGGCATTGCTCTTGGGCGGGCCGGTTGTCGTTCCGGTCGCAACCCTGGCCGCCAAACTGGTGCTGGATTGGTTCATCCTGCGCCTCGCCGCACGGCGATTCGGCGAAACTTTCAGCTGGGCAGCGTTCTGCATCTGGGAACCCTACTTTGTTCTGAGCAACGTGGTCCTCGGCTTGTGCAGCAGAGTCGGACAAATCCGCTGGCGCCAATGA
- a CDS encoding class I SAM-dependent methyltransferase: protein MSAGTSLGRIGRSAEQLLPSRAHPNYRRWRSYHQAARRRGELAAELLATLLPHRSVVLDVGCGVGGTSVALACRGAVVLALERDRRRLDVTGELAEAARVQLTLVQGDGTALPFKDGRFDALILQDVLEHVSAPGLLLQEAARTLRKGGLLFLVTPNRWSPCNVLSDPHWGLPLVAALPRWAVALLTRRRRAEGPEGSIVPALLSLRSLRALMQEAGLVMNFVNRAAARLIALEPRAAFCAPWHLRLAHWAKRAGVLHWLPRLVSDRAGAFNWWLNPAWYIVAQKQ from the coding sequence ATGAGCGCCGGCACCTCACTGGGAAGGATCGGCCGCAGCGCAGAGCAACTATTGCCATCCCGCGCACACCCTAACTACAGGAGGTGGCGCTCTTACCACCAAGCTGCGCGGCGCCGTGGTGAGCTTGCTGCCGAACTTTTGGCAACCTTGCTTCCTCATCGGTCGGTGGTGCTGGATGTCGGCTGCGGTGTGGGCGGGACAAGCGTTGCTTTGGCCTGCAGAGGGGCGGTGGTTCTCGCCTTGGAGCGAGACCGCCGCCGTCTGGACGTGACAGGCGAGCTGGCCGAAGCAGCACGCGTTCAGCTCACTCTCGTGCAAGGAGATGGAACCGCATTGCCCTTCAAGGATGGGAGATTCGACGCGCTGATTTTGCAGGATGTGCTCGAGCATGTGAGCGCGCCGGGACTGTTGCTCCAAGAGGCCGCCCGTACCCTAAGGAAAGGTGGGCTCCTTTTTCTTGTCACCCCCAATCGCTGGTCGCCCTGCAATGTGCTATCTGACCCTCATTGGGGGCTACCGCTTGTCGCGGCTCTCCCGCGTTGGGCAGTGGCCCTCCTCACGCGAAGACGAAGGGCAGAAGGCCCTGAGGGCAGCATAGTGCCCGCGTTGCTCTCTCTGCGCTCCTTGCGCGCGCTGATGCAGGAGGCGGGGCTTGTGATGAACTTTGTCAACCGTGCCGCGGCACGCCTCATCGCCTTAGAGCCGCGTGCGGCTTTTTGTGCTCCCTGGCACCTCCGCCTGGCTCATTGGGCAAAACGAGCCGGAGTGCTCCACTGGCTGCCTCGACTCGTGAGCGACCGCGCGGGGGCTTTCAACTGGTGGCTGAATCCCGCCTGGTACATTGTGGCCCAAAAGCAATGA
- a CDS encoding radical SAM protein, with protein MKEVALDRLVRALTWRRMHNLALAVSSYATSVATGRPHVWGLPAILMVEPTNRCNLRCPECHTGSGQINRPPARLPLDLFRRLMDEVGEQLVYLLLFNQGEPYLHPDFLGFVRYAKRLGIYVTTSTNGHFFDDPTVVADTVTSGLDTVVVSLDGADRQTYELYRRGGSFDRVTRGVRNLVTTRERLLSSTPRVFVQFLVLRHNEHQLPSIRLLASELGADRLLVKTAQVATAAEAEQFLPRQERYRRYRIQQGHLVPKGTRRLPCRRPWLSAVVNSDGRVSPCCFDKDGRYAMGNVAEAPLAAIWSSAAYNSFRERILNGEEIDICTNCTEGRRVFV; from the coding sequence ATGAAGGAAGTGGCTCTCGACAGGCTCGTTCGTGCTCTCACGTGGCGGCGAATGCACAACCTCGCCCTTGCCGTGTCTTCCTATGCCACCTCCGTTGCCACTGGCCGCCCGCACGTCTGGGGGCTGCCCGCCATCCTCATGGTTGAGCCGACTAACCGCTGCAACCTGCGCTGCCCGGAGTGTCACACCGGATCAGGGCAAATCAACCGTCCGCCTGCGCGCCTTCCGTTAGACCTCTTTCGTCGCCTGATGGACGAAGTGGGCGAGCAGCTGGTCTATCTGCTCCTTTTCAACCAGGGCGAGCCGTATCTTCACCCTGACTTTCTCGGCTTCGTCCGATATGCTAAGCGCTTGGGCATCTACGTGACCACCAGCACTAACGGCCACTTCTTTGACGATCCAACGGTCGTGGCAGATACCGTCACCTCCGGGCTGGACACCGTGGTGGTGTCGTTAGATGGGGCCGACCGGCAAACCTACGAGTTGTATCGCCGCGGAGGCTCTTTTGATCGCGTCACTCGAGGTGTGAGGAATCTCGTCACTACTCGCGAGCGGCTTCTGAGCTCAACGCCTCGGGTTTTCGTGCAGTTCTTGGTGCTTCGGCACAATGAGCACCAGCTGCCCTCTATCCGCCTTCTGGCCAGCGAGCTGGGTGCAGACCGCCTGTTGGTAAAAACGGCGCAAGTAGCAACGGCCGCCGAGGCGGAACAGTTTCTCCCGCGTCAGGAGCGCTACCGCCGCTATCGCATCCAGCAGGGACACCTTGTCCCGAAAGGCACGCGCCGACTGCCATGCCGACGCCCTTGGCTGAGCGCGGTAGTGAACAGCGACGGCCGGGTTTCGCCATGCTGCTTCGACAAAGACGGCCGCTATGCCATGGGCAACGTCGCCGAGGCCCCGTTGGCCGCGATCTGGTCGTCAGCCGCATACAATTCATTTCGCGAGCGGATTCTAAATGGAGAGGAAATCGACATCTGCACCAACTGCACCGAGGGGAGGCGCGTTTTTGTCTAG
- a CDS encoding flippase-like domain-containing protein, with protein sequence MSRRRGVHLAKLLVALLVMTVLVRRIEPTRIWATFSSARLECFGVALALSVLNLYLQYFKWRYLVRLIKPEVSLRELLASLFAGFTLGFITPGRVGEFGRVVFIKDRPWVTLLGLALLDKLYAAAVLYLGGTASLLLLLFARLEQPLVLWPLALFATVVLLLLFYFVLHPEAIRTLLYGINITLPFREKIKQLIATFDHFGRPQARVLLGLCALFYMVYIGQFYVLALAFESVPLLPSLQAAAATLFVKTLMPISLGDLGVRERAAVEFFSYVHAQETTAFNASLMLFAINVLLPSLVGLIFILREKLITQTESSNQPQEALGRQERKAHNRIQGS encoded by the coding sequence TTGTCTAGACGTCGCGGAGTCCACTTGGCCAAGCTGCTCGTGGCCTTGTTGGTCATGACCGTTCTCGTACGGCGCATTGAGCCAACGCGCATATGGGCAACATTTAGCAGTGCCCGCCTGGAATGCTTTGGCGTCGCGCTTGCGCTCTCTGTGCTCAACCTTTACCTCCAGTATTTCAAATGGCGCTACCTGGTACGGCTCATCAAGCCAGAGGTTTCCTTGCGCGAGTTGCTGGCATCGCTCTTCGCCGGCTTTACCCTTGGCTTCATCACCCCAGGACGGGTGGGCGAATTCGGGCGAGTGGTATTCATCAAGGACCGACCGTGGGTCACGCTGCTCGGCCTGGCGCTGTTGGACAAACTCTATGCCGCCGCGGTCCTCTACCTGGGGGGAACGGCAAGCCTCCTACTCCTGCTCTTTGCCCGTCTGGAGCAACCATTGGTACTGTGGCCCCTGGCACTGTTTGCGACCGTGGTCCTGCTGTTGCTTTTCTATTTTGTGTTGCACCCCGAAGCGATACGCACCCTCCTTTACGGGATTAACATCACCCTGCCCTTTCGGGAAAAGATCAAACAGCTCATCGCCACCTTCGACCACTTCGGGCGGCCGCAAGCGAGAGTGCTTCTGGGCCTGTGCGCCCTGTTCTACATGGTGTACATCGGCCAATTCTATGTTCTCGCTTTGGCGTTTGAGTCGGTGCCCCTGCTCCCATCGCTCCAGGCGGCAGCGGCAACGCTCTTTGTCAAGACGCTCATGCCCATCTCCCTCGGCGACTTGGGCGTGAGGGAACGAGCGGCGGTGGAATTTTTCTCGTACGTCCATGCTCAAGAGACGACCGCCTTCAACGCTTCGTTGATGCTCTTCGCCATCAATGTGCTTCTGCCCAGCCTGGTGGGCCTCATCTTCATCTTGCGAGAAAAGCTGATTACCCAGACGGAGTCTTCTAACCAACCGCAGGAAGCTCTTGGCCGCCAGGAGCGGAAAGCCCACAACAGAATCCAAGGGAGCTGA
- a CDS encoding polysaccharide deacetylase family protein has translation MYRIPCIVTKLIPCSVWRGPRMEEVYLTFDDGPDPHGTPLTLDLLEAHGCLATFFVLGCRAAAHPQLVRRLLQAGHGLGTHSFAHTRLGHLSSAAIVEDIRRTDEAVAALVGRVPRCFRPPYGSVSPALFKAAAATEKRVVLWSLSSGDYLPRLDPERLAHRLLRKVRGGDIVLFHDGHANAPRTARVLELLLPQLQVRGLRPNALPIALPGKWSAMQEKGP, from the coding sequence ATGTACCGGATTCCGTGCATCGTGACCAAGCTCATCCCCTGTTCGGTGTGGCGTGGGCCGCGCATGGAGGAAGTCTACCTCACGTTTGACGACGGACCTGACCCGCATGGGACGCCCTTGACTCTGGATCTCCTGGAGGCACACGGGTGTCTGGCTACCTTCTTTGTGCTCGGCTGCCGCGCTGCGGCCCACCCTCAGCTGGTGCGCCGGCTCCTGCAGGCGGGCCATGGCCTGGGCACCCACTCCTTTGCCCACACCCGCCTGGGGCATCTTAGCTCCGCAGCGATTGTTGAGGACATCCGCCGCACCGATGAGGCGGTGGCGGCCCTTGTGGGGCGGGTGCCTCGCTGTTTCCGCCCGCCCTACGGCTCTGTGAGTCCGGCGCTGTTTAAGGCTGCGGCAGCCACCGAGAAACGCGTCGTCTTATGGTCGTTGAGCAGCGGCGACTATCTTCCCCGCCTTGACCCGGAGCGCTTGGCGCACAGGCTGCTTCGCAAAGTGCGCGGGGGCGACATTGTGCTTTTCCACGATGGGCATGCCAACGCACCACGTACTGCCCGCGTTCTGGAACTCTTGTTGCCCCAGCTGCAAGTCCGTGGCCTGCGTCCTAATGCCCTCCCCATTGCCTTGCCGGGAAAGTGGTCAGCCATGCAGGAAAAAGGGCCTTGA